One Coffea arabica cultivar ET-39 chromosome 5e, Coffea Arabica ET-39 HiFi, whole genome shotgun sequence DNA segment encodes these proteins:
- the LOC113687421 gene encoding uncharacterized protein: MAAEKEIDRLAVLVCEEEREVGSAVSLNGRLVGGQDVRQTVGTQDLARVEGENQPRDKALAVTYEITGTAVESQGAASEKSMGGLLHGKEALQDLRLVDSICIELSGDGRTRDVMVAEDESSSMEESDDSAEGSGMELPQVAGNLSPRFVFRRETSPNTSLVELNVDPLVEEVKSGKRRKGKGLRARFKSDRQLRSLNTNISSSQHGVQFVAISEPKLDASRLESIRLKLSFDYALVNESEDLWIFYSSPFVCSVVGSSSQHISLHIHHPWLPRPMVFSFVHALCSVEGRRGLWEKLLSDKPSSLPWFIGGDFNVIVGANEKRGGRPFSVSEGLEFLAFMEEAEVFDVGFSGQSFTWCNNRRGRARIWKRLDRMLINGAWAEGSSVISVVHLPRHPSDHAPLKVSFSSRLDNGPRPFRFLNAWTSQPRLLEVIRGAWEPTTQGSPLRVLCSKLLATRRAIQHWNKLHFGNIGSAVNEAEDRLERLEGDTRYGGSNGENEEIHQAQAELNRALTIEEQFWRQKAWVKWLSAGDRNTRYFHAVVKQRRVQGAIHRVKTTAGTWVDRDKDIAREAVEYFSDLFSGSLDFNPGDLGHLIPPIVSTADNALLAEAPDMEEVRRIVFDMDGESAADPDGFTGKFFTFAWDIIAQDVHRAVLSFFCGSELPKFITSTSIVLIPKQANPQDFSKFRPISLCNFFNKVLSRILVGRLASVVSKFISPQQTRFVKGRSITDNYLLAQELIRGIGKKVRGGNVALKLDMTKAYDQMSWGHIIFMLRAFGFGETVIDLVWRLISNVWFSIIINGKSHGFFKSSGGLRQGDPLSPVLFIIGSEMLSRGLNALAFQHIGYRGFPSCPAVTHLAFADDVLIFTNGSAPALKRTMQVLEAYQQSSGQLVNDHKSGYMVHRGTSPARRRVIERITYFTRQEFPIRYLGFPLYTGRCRAAYFGEVCQAVVARIISWKSRMLSQGGRLVLIKHVLSSIPVHLLSAAVCSVSVFKRIEQACANFLWGATGEGKKLHWIRWSQLCLPVEEGGAGFRRLWDVYEAFSCKLWWNFRTGTSLWADYIRAKYCRGLHPCQVELRSSDSPTWRRMLNISRQVEVGMVWMVNGGTCHFWYDNWLGDGGLFIKVPVHQTVTFRDFVINGEWDVQALGQFLPRHLTYQIKHHPVPRGEGQDEVFWSSTASGRFTLASAFDNVHQASAVSVIHGQVWHPQIPLKISFIMLRLLIGKLPITDALWRVGVQLASKCLCCPEGAVELLEHVFSAGKVAMEVWSYFGNICGIARHGSDVRAWMMSWWVSKPRSKRRQVVFTILPVFICWHIWKAQNKAHFEGIQMCVSRVCRDVLIDVKAVVEAQFGQRLELLTMPQLYEWSRHQAPRFRYQVVGWKATAAHLLTLNTDGCSKGNPRVSGGRGILRDAAGSLCFAFSAYFGEASSLRAEALALVTGLRLCGQKGFTNVSIQVDSLVLVGILQRRLLCP; the protein is encoded by the exons ATGGCGGCAGAGAAAGAAATTGACCGCCTGGCTGTGCTTGTATGCGAAGAGGAGAGGGAGGTGGGTTCGGCGGTTTCTTTGAACGGACGGTTGGTGGGGGGCCAGGATGTCCGTCAGACTGTGGGTACGCAGGATTTGGCTCGAGTGGAAGGTGAAAATCAGCCACGGGACAAGGCTCTGGCAGTTACATATGAGATCACGGGGACTGCTGTGGAGTCCCAGGGGGCTGCATCGGAAAAATCAATGGGGGGGTTGCTGCATGGGAAAGAGGCCTTACAGGATCTGAGACTTGTTGACAGCATTTGCATTGAGTTATCTGGGGACGGGAGGACTAGGGATGTGATGGTCGCAGAGGACGAGTCATCCTCTATGGAGGAGAGTGATGACAGTGCAGAAGGGAGTGGGATGGAGCTACCGCAGGTGGCAGGCAACTTGTCGCCAAGGTTTGTGTTTAGGCGTGAGACAAGTCCGAATACCTCTCTTGTGGAGTTAAATGTTGATCCTCTTGTGGAGGAGGTCAAGAgtggcaaaagaagaaaagggaaaggcTTGCGTGCTCGGTTCAAATCGGACAGACAATTACGGTCCTTAAATACCAACATTAGCTCATCCCAG CACGGTGTTCAGTTTGTGGCCATTTCTGAGCCAAAATTGGATGCTTCTAGATTGGAGTCTATTCGTTTGAAATTATCCTTTGATTATGCTCTTGTAAATGAGTCCGAGGATTTGTGGATTTTTTATAGTTCCCCTTTCGTTTGTTCGGTGGTGGGCTCTTCCTCACAGCACATTTCGCTGCATATTCATCACCCATGGCTTCCGAGACCGATGGTTTTCTCATTTGTGCATGCGCTGTGCTCAGTTGAGGGACGGAGGGGCTTATGGGAGAAACTTTTATCTGATAAGCCTTCATCACTGCCTTGGTTCATTGGGGGGGATTTTAACGTTATTGTGGGTGCAAATGAGAAGCGAGGGGGGAGGCCTTTTTCGGTTTCTGAAGGTTTAGAGTTCTTGGCTTTCATGGAGGAGGCCGAGGTTTTCGATGTTGGGTTCTCAGGCCAGAGTTTCACATGGTGCAATAACCGGAGAGGTAGGGCAAGAATTTGGAAGCGGCTAGATAGGATGCTTATTAATGGGGCATGGGCTGAGGGGTCATCGGTAATCTCAGTTGTGCATCTTCCGAGACACCCGTCGGATCATGCTCCTCTGAAAGTGTCCTTTTCTTCAAGGCTTGATAATGGGCCGCGGCCATTCCGTTTTTTGAATGCATGGACATCCCAACCACGCCTACTGGAGGTCATTAGAGGAGCTTGGGAACCGACGACTCAAGGGTCACCACTACGAGTGTTGTGTTCAAAGTTACTTGCAACTCGGAGGGCGATTCAGCACTGGAATAAACTGCATTTCGGTAACATTGGGTCGGCTGTTAACGAAGCGGAGGATCGACTGGAAAGGCTAGAGGGTGACACGAGATATGGAGGCTCTAATGGGGAGAACGAGGAGATACATCAAGCGCAAGCAGAATTAAATCGGGCTCTGACGATTGAGGAACAGTTTTGGAGGCAAAAAGCGTGGGTCAAGTGGCTCAGTGCTGGGGATAGAAACACGAGGTATTTTCATGCGGTGGTCAAGCAAAGGAGAGTACAAGGAGCGATTCATCGGGTGAAGACAACAGCGGGGACATGGGTGGACAGGGACAAAGATATAGCAAGGGAGGCGGTCGAGTATTTTTCCGATCTTTTCTCAGGGTCTTTGGATTTCAATCCGGGGGACTTGGGACATTTAATCCCGCCAATAGTTTCGACTGCTGATAACGCTTTGTTAGCAGAGGCCCCAGACATGGAGGAAGTTCGACGAATAGTGTTTGACATGGACGGCGAGAGCGCTGCTGACCCGGACGGCTTCACAGGCAAGTTTTTCACGTTCGCGTGGGATATCATTGCCCAGGACGTTCACAGAGCAGTGCTGAGTTTTTTCTGTGGAAGTGAGTTGCCTAAGTTCATTACTTCCACCTCGATAGTGCTGATCCCTAAACAGGCGAATCCCCAGGATTTCTCGAAGTTCAGACCGATCAGCCTCTGCAATTTCTTTAACAAGGTCTTGTCAAGGATTTTGGTGGGTCGGCTGGCCTCGGTAGTGTCGAAATTTATTTCCCCCCAGCAGACGAGATTTGTTAAAGGCCGGTCTATAACAGATAATTATTTGCTGGCTCAAGAATTGATAAGGGGTATTGGTAAGAAGGTGCGAGGGGGAAACGTAGCGTTAAAACTGGACATGACTAAGGCTTATGATCAGATGTCCTGGGGGCACATTATTTTCATGTTGCGTGCGTTTGGGTTTGGGGAGACGGTGATTGATCTGGTATGGAGGCTCATCTCCAATGTCTGGTTCTCCATTATTATTAATGGTAAGTCTCACGGGTTTTTCAAATCAAGTGGGGGATTACGTCAGGGGGACCCGTTGTCCCCAGTTTTGTTCATTATTGGGTCGGAAATGTTGTCGCGGGGGTTAAATGCCCTAGCCTTTCAGCATATCGGGTATAGAGGCTTCCCAAGTTGTCCTGCTGTGACGCACCTTGCTTTCGCGGATGACGTGCTCATCTTTACCAATGGGTCGGCTCCGGCCTTGAAGCGTACTATGCAAGTGCTCGAGGCATACCAGCAATCCTCAGGCCAACTGGTAAATGATCATAAGAGTGGTTACATGGTCCACAGGGGTACTTCACCAGCTAGACGACGGGTTATTGAGCGGATTACGTACTTTACGCGGCAGGAGTTTCCGATTCGCTATCTTGGTTTCCCGTTGTACACGGGTAGATGCAGAGCTGCATACTTTGGAGAAGTGTGTCAGGCAGTGGTAGCTCGGATCATTTCGTGGAAATCTAGGATGTTATCACAGGGGGGCAGGTTAGTGTTGATAAAGCATGTGCTCTCATCTATCCCGGTGCATTTATTGTCGGCTGCGGTGTGTTCCGTGTCAGTTTTTAAGCGAATTGAACAGGCTTGCGCAAACTTCTTATGGGGAGCTACAGGggaaggaaagaagcttcattGGATTAGATGGTCTCAGTTATGCCTCCCGGTTGAGGAGGGGGGTGCGGGGTTCAGGAGGCTTTGGGATGTATACGAAGCTTTCTCGTGCAAACTATGGTGGAATTTTCGGACAGGTACATCGCTTTGGGCAGACTATATCCGAGCAAAGTATTGCAGGGGTCTCCACCCCTGCCAGGTGGAGTTGAGAAGCTCTGATTCACCGACTTGGCGGCGAATGTTAAATATCAGTCGTCAGGTAGAGGTGGGCATGGTTTGGATGGTGAACGGGGGGACTTGTCACTTCTGGTATGATAATTGGCTTGGCGATGGAGGCCTGTTTATTAAGGTTCCGGTACACCAAACAGTCACCTTCAGGGATTTCGTCATAAATGGGGAATGGGATGTCCAGGCGCTTGGCCAATTTCTCCCGAGGCATCTCACCTATCAGATAAAGCATCATCCAGTTCCGAGGGGAGAAGGGCAGGATGAGGTGTTCTGGAGTTCGACAGCTTCAGGAAGGTTCACGTTAGCATCTGCATTTGACAATGTCCATCAGGCTAGCGCGGTTTCAGTGATCCACGGTCAGGTTTGGCATCCTCAAATCCCGTTGAAGATTTCGTTCATCATGCTGCGGCTGCTTATCGGAAAGCTGCCTATAACTGATGCCTTGTGGAGGGTGGGCGTCCAGTTGGCTTCGAAGTGTTTATGCTGCCCTGAGGGGGCGGTGGAGCTGCTGGAGCATGTATTCTCGGCCGGGAAAGTTGCGATGGAAGTTTGGAGCTATTTCGGTAACATCTGCGGGATTGCTCGACATGGTTCAGATGTTCGAGCATGGATGATGTCTTGGTGGGTGTCGAAGCCCAGGTCGAAGAGACGACAGGTTGTGTTCACTATTTTGCCCGTTTTCATTTGTTGGCACATCTGGAAGGCTCAGAATAAAGCGCACTTTGAAGGTATTCAAATGTGTGTGTCAAGAGTTTGTCGTGACGTGCTTATCGACGTGAAGGCCGTGGTGGAGGCTCAGTTCGGCCAGCGGTTGGAATTACTTACGATGCCCCAGTTATATGAGTGGTCTCGACATCAAGCACCCCGTTTTAGGTATCAGGTAGTGGGATGGAAGGCGACGGCAGCTCATTTGCTAACGCTAAACACAGATGGGTGTTCCAAGGGGAATCCAAGAGTGAGTGGTGGCAGAGGGATATTACGGGATGCAGCGGGGTCTCTCTGTTTTGCCTTCTCGGCGTACTTTGGGGAAGCATCGAGTCTGCGGGCAGAAGCTTTGGCACTGGTAACGGGGCTACGTTTGTGCGGGCAGAAGGGGTTTACCAACGTCAGTATACAGGTCGATTCCTTGGTCCTGGTGGGGATTCTCCAGCGTCGTCTGCTGTGCCCGTAG
- the LOC113687422 gene encoding uncharacterized protein produces MRVFKWTIDFHVDREASLAPVWFALPKLPIHLFQKQFLFPIVECLGRPLCVDAATARGSRPSVARVCIEVDLQRVLPSRIWISFGERMGFWQHLMPEGLPKYCSHCFHQGHAIEECKIKNPTLRTDAIHGGRRKRNQVYQSRGPLEVGTADGAPMERSTEVATMRGVSDIAGEAPGEGAGVTALAGNNTDALEELHQQLGPVGGHQGDSSKWVEGGAGDNPNKGPGGGERVARGLRC; encoded by the coding sequence ATGCGAGTCTTTAAGTGGACAATCGACTTTCATGTGGATAGGGAGGCTTCGTTAGCACCTGTGTGGTTTGCCCTACCAAAACTACCCATACATCTGTTTCAGAAGCAGTTTCTGTTTCCCATTGTGGAGTGTTTGGGAAGGCCGCTGTGTGTTGACGCTGCAACAGCGCGCGGGTCACGGCCAAGCGTTGCTAGAGTATGCATTGAAGTGGATTTGCAACGTGTTCTGCCGAGCAGGATTTGGATTTCGTTTGGGGAAAGGATGGGGTTCTGGCAGCATCTGATGCCGGAGGGGCTCCCCAAGTATTGTAGCCATTGTTTCCATCAGGGGCATGCGATCGAAGAGTGTAAAATAAAGAATCCGACATTGCGAACGGATGCTATCCATGGAGGCAGGAGAAAGCGAAACCAGGTTTATCAGTCGCGGGGCCCTCTGGAGGTGGGGACTGCTGATGGTGCTCCTATGGAGCGGTCCACAGAGGTTGCGACTATGAGGGGGGTCAGCGATATTGCTGGGGAGGCTCCAGGAGAGGGTGCTGGGGTCACAGCGCTGGCAGGGAACAACACAGATGCTTTAGAAGAGCTGCACCAGCAGCTGGGACCTGTTGGGGGGCATCAGGGAGATTCCTCAAAGTGGGTCGAAGGAGGGGCAGGGGATAACCCCAATAAGGGCCCAGGAGGGGGGGAAAGGGTTGCCAGAGGGTTGCGATGTTAA